Proteins found in one Micropterus dolomieu isolate WLL.071019.BEF.003 ecotype Adirondacks linkage group LG10, ASM2129224v1, whole genome shotgun sequence genomic segment:
- the fermt1 gene encoding fermitin family homolog 1 isoform X2: MATITADTSWELSVQVDQKEGDESMKFKLRVKGDLHVGGLMLKLVEKIRATQDWSDHALWWEQRKCWLLKTHWTLDKYGIQADADLRYTPQHKPLLLQLPNMKTIKMIVSFSSVVFKAVAEICQILNIRRSEELSLLKPPDDPSKKKKKKDKNSTQEDIWDIDLLRGGPGGTGPMYSKTMTATYDPENGMPVSATSLWFGENPLAECQPNLPPAELAKMYQPLSLVDKANNNAGWLDSSRSLMEQDIQDEEKLLLRFKYNVFFDLNPKYDAVRITQLYEQARWSILLEEIDCTEEEMLMFASLQYHICKLTMSSEPLENSNEPEIDEVEAALSNLEVTLEGGHADRILEDITHIPELADSLRLFRPKRLTLRAYKEYWFVFKDTTISYYKNKEAASGEPIEQFHLRGCDVVPDVNVTDKKFGIKLLLPVADGMNEVYIRCDNQTQYAKWKAACILASKGKTMAYSSYKTEVKNIQSFLQMKSLAPPPGQAAPDLDAMEMNSESFVSPRYAKKQKTKQLTARILEAHHNIARLSLMEAKMRFIQAWQSLPEFGINYYIVRFKGSKKDEILGISYNRLIRLDMSSGLPVTTWRFANVKQWNVNWEIRQVTIEFDQSVSIAFCCLSCDCKVVHEFIGGYIFLSTRSKDQNETLDEDMFHKLTGGQE; encoded by the exons ATGGCCACGATCACAGCCGATACATCATGGGAGCTATCCGTGCAGGTAGATCAAAAAGAGGGAGATGAGTCCATGAAATTCAAACTGAGGGTGAAGGGAGACTTGCACGTTGGAGGCCTCATGCTTAAGCTGGTGGAGAAGATCA GGGCTACTCAGGACTGGTCAGACCATGCCCTGTGGTGGGAACAGAGGAAATGCTGGCTGCTCAAGACCCACTGGACCTTGGACAAGTACGGAATTCAG GCTGATGCTGACCTGCGCTATACACCCCAGCACAAACCCCTGTTGCTGCAACTCCCCAATATGAAAACCATCAAAATGATCGTCAGCTTCTCCAGTGTGGTCTTCAAGGCGGTGGCGGAGATCTGTCAAATACTCA ACATCAGAAGATCAGAGGAACTGTCCCTGCTGAAGCCTCCAGATGATCCctctaagaagaagaagaagaaagacaagaACTCAACACAGGAAGACATCTGGGACATCGATTTACTTAGGGGGGGACCAGGTGGCACAG GCCCCATGTACAGTAAGACCATGACAGCCACCTACGACCCAGAGAACGGGATGCCAGTGTCTGCCACGAGCCTTTGGTTTGGAGAAAACCCTCTAGCCGAATGCCAGCCAAACTTGCCACCTGCCGAGCTGGCCAAGATGTACCAGCCACTCTCGCTAGTGGACAAAGCAAACAACAATGCAGG GTGGTTGGACTCGTCTCGTTCTCTTATGGAGCAAGACATCCAAGATGAAGAAAAGCTATTGCTTCGCTTCAAGTACAATGTCTTCTTTGACCTCAATCCTAAA tatGATGCTGTCAGAATAACGCAGCTATATGAACAAGCGCGCTGGTCCATCCTACTGGAGGAGATAGACTGCACAGAGGAGGAAATGCTGATGTTTGCTTCATTACAG TATCACATTTGTAAATTGACCATGTCAAGTGAGCCACTGGAAAACTCCAACGAACCAGAAATAGATGAAGTAGAGGCTGCCCTGTCCAACTTGGAGGTGACACTTGAAGGCGGACACGCAGACAGAATTCTg GAAGACATTACACACATTCCAGAGTTGGCAGATTCCCTCCGGCTGTTTAG GCCCAAAAGACTAACGCTGCGGGCGTACAAAGAGTACTGGTTTGTATTCAAGGACACCACCATCTCCTACTACAAGAACAAGGAGGCCGCCAGTGGAGAACCCATAGAGCAGTTTCACCTCCGAG GTTGTGATGTAGTCCCAGATGTCAACGTGACGGACAAGAAGTTCGGCATCAAGCTCCTGCTCCCAGTTGCTGACGGGATGAATGAAGTGTACATCCGATGTGACAAT CAAACACAGTACGCCAAATGGAAAGCTGCATGTATCCTGGCTTCCAAGGGCAAGACAATGGCCTACAGCTCCTACAAAACAGAAGTTAAGAACATCCAGTCTTTTCTGCAAATGAAGAGCCTGGCGCCCCCTCCTGGTCAGGCAGCACCTGACCTTGACGCTATGGAGATGAATTCTGAAAGTTTTGTTTCCCCACGCTACGCCAAGAAGCAGAAGACCAAACAG CTAACAGCACGTATCCTGGAGGCTCATCACAACATAGCACGGCTGTCCCTAATGGAGGCCAAGATGCGCTTTATCCAGGCGTGGCAATCGCTTCCAGAGTTCGGTATCAACTACTACATTGTCAG atttaaAGGCAGTAAGAAGGATGAGATTCTGGGGATCTCATATAACCGTCTGATTCGTCTTGACATGTCCTCTGGTCTGCCTGTCACCACATGGAGGTTCGCCAACGTGAAGCAGTGGAATGTTAATTGGGAGATAAGACAG GTGACCATAGAGTTCGACCAGAGTGTGTCAATAGCCTTCTGCTGTTTGAGCTGTGACTGCAAGGTGGTCCATGAGTTCATTGGTGGTTACATCTTCCTCTCCACAAGATCTAAAGACCAGAACGAGACTCTAGATGAAGACATGTTCCATAAACTTACTGGAGGCCAAGAATGA
- the fermt1 gene encoding fermitin family homolog 1 isoform X1 has translation MIDNGPIGTWCISVDMATITADTSWELSVQVDQKEGDESMKFKLRVKGDLHVGGLMLKLVEKIRATQDWSDHALWWEQRKCWLLKTHWTLDKYGIQADADLRYTPQHKPLLLQLPNMKTIKMIVSFSSVVFKAVAEICQILNIRRSEELSLLKPPDDPSKKKKKKDKNSTQEDIWDIDLLRGGPGGTGPMYSKTMTATYDPENGMPVSATSLWFGENPLAECQPNLPPAELAKMYQPLSLVDKANNNAGWLDSSRSLMEQDIQDEEKLLLRFKYNVFFDLNPKYDAVRITQLYEQARWSILLEEIDCTEEEMLMFASLQYHICKLTMSSEPLENSNEPEIDEVEAALSNLEVTLEGGHADRILEDITHIPELADSLRLFRPKRLTLRAYKEYWFVFKDTTISYYKNKEAASGEPIEQFHLRGCDVVPDVNVTDKKFGIKLLLPVADGMNEVYIRCDNQTQYAKWKAACILASKGKTMAYSSYKTEVKNIQSFLQMKSLAPPPGQAAPDLDAMEMNSESFVSPRYAKKQKTKQLTARILEAHHNIARLSLMEAKMRFIQAWQSLPEFGINYYIVRFKGSKKDEILGISYNRLIRLDMSSGLPVTTWRFANVKQWNVNWEIRQVTIEFDQSVSIAFCCLSCDCKVVHEFIGGYIFLSTRSKDQNETLDEDMFHKLTGGQE, from the exons ATGATTGATAATGGCCCAATTGGAACGTGGTGTATCTCTGTG GACATGGCCACGATCACAGCCGATACATCATGGGAGCTATCCGTGCAGGTAGATCAAAAAGAGGGAGATGAGTCCATGAAATTCAAACTGAGGGTGAAGGGAGACTTGCACGTTGGAGGCCTCATGCTTAAGCTGGTGGAGAAGATCA GGGCTACTCAGGACTGGTCAGACCATGCCCTGTGGTGGGAACAGAGGAAATGCTGGCTGCTCAAGACCCACTGGACCTTGGACAAGTACGGAATTCAG GCTGATGCTGACCTGCGCTATACACCCCAGCACAAACCCCTGTTGCTGCAACTCCCCAATATGAAAACCATCAAAATGATCGTCAGCTTCTCCAGTGTGGTCTTCAAGGCGGTGGCGGAGATCTGTCAAATACTCA ACATCAGAAGATCAGAGGAACTGTCCCTGCTGAAGCCTCCAGATGATCCctctaagaagaagaagaagaaagacaagaACTCAACACAGGAAGACATCTGGGACATCGATTTACTTAGGGGGGGACCAGGTGGCACAG GCCCCATGTACAGTAAGACCATGACAGCCACCTACGACCCAGAGAACGGGATGCCAGTGTCTGCCACGAGCCTTTGGTTTGGAGAAAACCCTCTAGCCGAATGCCAGCCAAACTTGCCACCTGCCGAGCTGGCCAAGATGTACCAGCCACTCTCGCTAGTGGACAAAGCAAACAACAATGCAGG GTGGTTGGACTCGTCTCGTTCTCTTATGGAGCAAGACATCCAAGATGAAGAAAAGCTATTGCTTCGCTTCAAGTACAATGTCTTCTTTGACCTCAATCCTAAA tatGATGCTGTCAGAATAACGCAGCTATATGAACAAGCGCGCTGGTCCATCCTACTGGAGGAGATAGACTGCACAGAGGAGGAAATGCTGATGTTTGCTTCATTACAG TATCACATTTGTAAATTGACCATGTCAAGTGAGCCACTGGAAAACTCCAACGAACCAGAAATAGATGAAGTAGAGGCTGCCCTGTCCAACTTGGAGGTGACACTTGAAGGCGGACACGCAGACAGAATTCTg GAAGACATTACACACATTCCAGAGTTGGCAGATTCCCTCCGGCTGTTTAG GCCCAAAAGACTAACGCTGCGGGCGTACAAAGAGTACTGGTTTGTATTCAAGGACACCACCATCTCCTACTACAAGAACAAGGAGGCCGCCAGTGGAGAACCCATAGAGCAGTTTCACCTCCGAG GTTGTGATGTAGTCCCAGATGTCAACGTGACGGACAAGAAGTTCGGCATCAAGCTCCTGCTCCCAGTTGCTGACGGGATGAATGAAGTGTACATCCGATGTGACAAT CAAACACAGTACGCCAAATGGAAAGCTGCATGTATCCTGGCTTCCAAGGGCAAGACAATGGCCTACAGCTCCTACAAAACAGAAGTTAAGAACATCCAGTCTTTTCTGCAAATGAAGAGCCTGGCGCCCCCTCCTGGTCAGGCAGCACCTGACCTTGACGCTATGGAGATGAATTCTGAAAGTTTTGTTTCCCCACGCTACGCCAAGAAGCAGAAGACCAAACAG CTAACAGCACGTATCCTGGAGGCTCATCACAACATAGCACGGCTGTCCCTAATGGAGGCCAAGATGCGCTTTATCCAGGCGTGGCAATCGCTTCCAGAGTTCGGTATCAACTACTACATTGTCAG atttaaAGGCAGTAAGAAGGATGAGATTCTGGGGATCTCATATAACCGTCTGATTCGTCTTGACATGTCCTCTGGTCTGCCTGTCACCACATGGAGGTTCGCCAACGTGAAGCAGTGGAATGTTAATTGGGAGATAAGACAG GTGACCATAGAGTTCGACCAGAGTGTGTCAATAGCCTTCTGCTGTTTGAGCTGTGACTGCAAGGTGGTCCATGAGTTCATTGGTGGTTACATCTTCCTCTCCACAAGATCTAAAGACCAGAACGAGACTCTAGATGAAGACATGTTCCATAAACTTACTGGAGGCCAAGAATGA